A window of Streptomyces sp. SAI-127 contains these coding sequences:
- a CDS encoding TetR family transcriptional regulator, giving the protein MASNPERRAALVDAGVEVLAREGARGLTFRAVDTEAGVPVGTSSNYFTGRDDLLRQIDARLHVRLAPDPDVVADLLTRPKDRSLVKALMHDLTARATHDRTGYLALLEMRLEATRRPELRASYTKSVRADLEDGMRFHREAALPGGDETVMVLYLAMLGLLLEHLTLPGVLEGALPGTAVPDALVERIVETIVPVNESGGAGPR; this is encoded by the coding sequence ATGGCCAGCAATCCGGAGCGCCGGGCCGCGCTCGTGGACGCGGGGGTCGAGGTACTCGCCCGCGAGGGGGCGCGCGGGCTGACGTTCCGCGCGGTCGACACCGAGGCCGGGGTGCCGGTGGGCACGTCCTCGAACTACTTCACCGGCCGCGACGACCTGCTCCGCCAGATCGACGCCCGTCTCCACGTGCGCCTCGCGCCGGATCCCGACGTCGTGGCCGACCTGCTGACGCGACCGAAGGACCGCTCGCTGGTCAAGGCCCTCATGCACGACCTGACGGCCCGCGCGACCCACGACCGGACGGGCTATCTGGCCCTCCTGGAAATGCGCCTGGAAGCCACCCGCCGCCCCGAACTACGAGCCTCCTACACCAAGTCGGTCCGGGCAGACCTGGAGGACGGCATGCGGTTCCACCGCGAGGCGGCCCTGCCGGGCGGAGACGAGACGGTCATGGTGCTCTATCTGGCCATGCTGGGACTGCTGTTGGAACACCTGACACTGCCGGGCGTGCTGGAGGGCGCACTGCCGGGGACGGCCGTGCCGGATGCCCTGGTGGAACGGATCGTGGAGACGATCGTCCCGGTGAACGAGTCGGGGGGCGCGGGGCCGCGTTGA
- a CDS encoding GNAT family N-acetyltransferase produces MGVAIRTAGADDRELVARLLDSAFQDDPVSGWIFPGEEERRTTHPRLMAAFVDIVLTEGRVDVTEDGAACALWLPVPAESADGHDDEDGFAQLREALDPDNERIELIGRLTAEVHPSGRAHEYLWMIGVAPERQGEGLGTALIGAVLERCDRETVPTYLEASSARSRLLYERLGFELVERPLDLPNGPQMWPMWREPRAAR; encoded by the coding sequence ATGGGCGTGGCGATACGGACAGCCGGCGCAGACGATCGCGAGCTGGTCGCGCGACTGCTGGACTCGGCCTTCCAGGACGATCCGGTCAGTGGGTGGATCTTTCCGGGGGAGGAGGAGCGCCGGACGACCCACCCCCGGCTGATGGCCGCGTTCGTCGACATTGTGCTCACGGAGGGGCGGGTCGATGTCACGGAGGACGGGGCGGCGTGCGCGTTGTGGCTGCCGGTGCCGGCGGAGAGCGCTGACGGGCATGACGACGAGGACGGGTTTGCCCAGTTGAGGGAGGCTCTCGATCCGGACAACGAGCGGATCGAGTTGATCGGGCGGCTCACCGCGGAGGTGCATCCGTCGGGACGGGCACACGAGTATCTGTGGATGATCGGGGTGGCTCCGGAGCGGCAGGGGGAGGGGCTCGGGACCGCGCTCATCGGGGCGGTTCTGGAGCGGTGCGACCGGGAGACGGTGCCCACCTATCTGGAGGCGAGCAGCGCGCGGAGTCGGTTGCTGTACGAGCGACTCGGCTTTGAGCTGGTGGAGCGGCCACTCGACCTGCCGAACGGGCCCCAGATGTGGCCCATGTGGCGCGAGCCGCGCGCTGCGCGATAG
- a CDS encoding family 2 encapsulin nanocompartment cargo protein polyprenyl transferase yields the protein MPSLQGPEARPLHGSEVRAETPSLHEPAPRAETPPLHCPAPRAETPPLDGHEAGVILERVRASVDPELRSALESLPGSLRRVALYHFGWEHADGTPAAGNAGKAIRPALVLTAATALGGDRARAAAVRAAVAVELVHNFTLLHDDVMDRDTTRRHRPTAWTVFGDADAILAGDALQALALRLLAEDPHPAAGAAAARLADCVVELCEGQHDDTAMEALDPGEVTLDQVLVMAEAKTGALLGCACAIGALYAGASGEEVGAMDAFGREAGLAFQLIDDVIGIWGDPSRTGKPAGADLAARKKSLPVVAALTSGTAAAAELAALYTAPYDEGDLARTALAVEDAGGRDWAQVQAADRMARAMGQLARAVPDPEAAGGLLSLAEFVTRRSA from the coding sequence ATGCCTTCGCTTCAGGGACCCGAGGCGCGTCCGCTCCATGGGTCCGAGGTGCGGGCCGAGACGCCTTCGCTGCACGAGCCTGCCCCACGGGCCGAGACGCCCCCGCTTCACTGTCCTGCCCCGCGGGCCGAGACGCCTCCGCTCGACGGTCATGAGGCGGGGGTGATCCTGGAGCGGGTCCGGGCTTCGGTCGATCCCGAGCTGCGCTCCGCCCTGGAGTCGCTGCCCGGTTCGCTGAGGAGGGTCGCGCTCTACCACTTCGGATGGGAGCACGCCGACGGCACACCGGCGGCGGGCAACGCGGGCAAGGCGATACGGCCCGCACTCGTTCTCACCGCGGCCACCGCCCTTGGAGGTGACCGGGCGAGGGCGGCGGCCGTCCGGGCGGCCGTGGCGGTGGAGCTGGTCCACAACTTCACGTTGCTGCACGACGACGTGATGGACCGCGACACCACCCGCAGACACCGGCCCACCGCGTGGACGGTGTTCGGCGACGCGGACGCGATCCTCGCCGGCGACGCCCTCCAGGCGCTGGCGCTCCGGCTGCTGGCCGAGGACCCGCACCCCGCGGCGGGAGCGGCCGCGGCCCGGCTCGCGGACTGTGTCGTCGAGCTGTGCGAGGGCCAGCACGATGACACCGCCATGGAGGCACTCGACCCCGGCGAGGTCACACTCGACCAGGTGCTGGTCATGGCCGAGGCCAAGACGGGGGCACTGCTCGGGTGTGCCTGTGCCATCGGGGCGCTGTACGCGGGAGCGTCCGGCGAGGAGGTCGGGGCGATGGACGCGTTCGGCCGGGAGGCCGGGCTCGCCTTCCAGCTCATCGACGACGTGATCGGCATATGGGGCGACCCGAGCCGCACCGGCAAACCGGCCGGTGCGGACCTCGCCGCCCGGAAGAAGTCCCTCCCGGTGGTCGCCGCGCTCACCTCCGGCACGGCGGCGGCCGCAGAGCTGGCAGCGCTGTACACGGCGCCGTACGACGAAGGGGATCTGGCGCGTACGGCCCTCGCTGTCGAGGATGCCGGCGGACGCGACTGGGCGCAGGTGCAGGCCGCCGACCGGATGGCCCGGGCGATGGGGCAGCTGGCCCGTGCGGTGCCCGATCCGGAAGCGGCGGGTGGGCTGCTGTCCCTCGCGGAGTTCGTGACGCGGCGCAGCGCCTGA
- a CDS encoding family 2B encapsulin nanocompartment shell protein: MSVGEEVRTEQDRPQQSLGTAAARNLATTTKSAPQMQEISSRWLLRMLPWVNVQGGTYRVNRRLSYAVGDGRVTFVKTGDRVEVIPAELRELPALRSYEDDDVLSELARRCQQREFTPGSVIASFGAQADEVYLLAHGRVEKVGTGPYGDDAVLGVLADGAYFGDQALLDPDAIWEYTARAATACTVLVLPRQDVEQVAERSDALREHLQEQRAIPSQRTNKYGEKEIDLAAGHDGEPDIPHTFVDYDASPREYELSIAQTVLRIHTRVADLYNQPMNQTEQQIRLTVEALKERQEHELVNNREFGLLNNCEYDQRLQPHDGVPSPDDLDELLSRRRGTKLLLAHPRAISAIGRELNKRGLVPETVDMGGNRIPTWRGVPIYPCNKIPVTPERTTSIIAMRTGEADQGVIGLQQAGIPDEIEPSLSVRFMGINEQSIIKYLVTAYYSAAVLVPDALGVLENVEIGRWR, from the coding sequence ATGTCGGTAGGCGAAGAGGTCCGCACCGAGCAGGACCGGCCGCAGCAGAGCCTCGGCACGGCGGCCGCGCGGAACCTGGCCACCACCACCAAGTCCGCACCACAGATGCAGGAGATCAGCTCCCGCTGGCTGCTGCGCATGCTGCCCTGGGTGAACGTCCAGGGCGGCACGTACCGGGTGAACCGACGACTGAGCTACGCCGTGGGCGACGGCCGGGTGACGTTCGTGAAGACCGGAGACCGGGTCGAGGTGATCCCCGCCGAGCTGCGCGAGCTGCCGGCGCTGAGGTCGTACGAGGACGACGACGTGCTCTCCGAGCTCGCCCGACGCTGCCAGCAGCGGGAGTTCACCCCGGGCTCGGTGATCGCCTCGTTCGGTGCCCAGGCCGACGAGGTGTACCTGCTGGCGCACGGCAGGGTGGAGAAGGTCGGCACCGGCCCCTACGGCGACGACGCGGTCCTCGGAGTCCTCGCCGACGGCGCCTACTTCGGCGACCAGGCGCTCCTCGACCCGGACGCCATCTGGGAGTACACCGCCCGCGCGGCCACCGCATGTACGGTCCTCGTGCTGCCCCGCCAGGACGTCGAGCAGGTGGCGGAGCGTTCCGACGCCCTGCGCGAGCACCTCCAGGAACAGCGCGCGATCCCCTCGCAGCGCACCAACAAGTACGGCGAGAAAGAGATCGACCTCGCGGCGGGTCACGACGGCGAACCCGACATCCCGCACACCTTCGTCGACTACGACGCCAGCCCGCGTGAGTACGAGCTGAGCATCGCCCAGACCGTCCTGCGCATCCACACGCGCGTGGCCGACCTCTACAACCAGCCGATGAACCAGACGGAACAGCAGATCCGGCTGACCGTCGAGGCACTCAAGGAGCGCCAGGAGCACGAACTCGTCAACAACCGCGAGTTCGGGCTGCTGAACAACTGCGAGTACGACCAGCGGCTCCAGCCGCACGACGGCGTGCCCAGCCCCGACGACCTCGACGAGCTGCTCAGCCGCCGCCGGGGCACCAAGCTGCTGCTCGCCCACCCGCGCGCGATCTCCGCGATCGGCCGGGAGCTCAACAAGCGCGGACTGGTCCCCGAGACCGTCGACATGGGGGGCAATCGCATCCCCACCTGGCGCGGGGTGCCGATCTACCCGTGCAACAAGATCCCGGTCACCCCGGAGCGGACGACGTCGATCATCGCCATGCGTACCGGTGAGGCCGACCAGGGGGTCATCGGCCTCCAGCAGGCCGGTATCCCGGACGAGATCGAGCCGAGTCTGTCGGTGCGGTTCATGGGCATCAACGAGCAGTCGATCATCAAGTACCTCGTGACGGCGTACTACTCGGCGGCCGTGCTGGTGCCGGACGCGCTCGGAGTCCTGGAGAACGTCGAGATCGGCCGCTGGAGGTGA
- a CDS encoding N-acetylmuramoyl-L-alanine amidase has protein sequence MASPMSAGRFLAVLRAEGATVVEVGDWEHHNRNHVGAWGPVHGVMIHHTVTRGSAATVELCRKGYTGLPGPLCHGVITKDGTVHLVGYGRANHAGLGDDDVLRAVIAERALPLDNEANTDGNRHFYGFECENLGDGEDPWPAAQLTAIERVSAAVCRHHGWTERSVIGHLEWQPGKVDPRGFTMASMRARIQDRLT, from the coding sequence ATGGCCTCACCCATGTCCGCGGGCAGATTCCTGGCCGTCCTGCGGGCCGAGGGTGCCACCGTCGTCGAGGTCGGCGACTGGGAGCACCACAACCGCAACCACGTCGGCGCCTGGGGTCCGGTGCACGGCGTGATGATCCATCACACGGTGACGAGGGGCAGCGCGGCGACGGTGGAGCTGTGCCGCAAGGGCTACACGGGCCTGCCCGGCCCGCTCTGCCACGGAGTCATCACCAAGGACGGCACCGTCCATCTCGTCGGCTACGGCCGCGCCAACCACGCCGGTCTGGGCGACGACGACGTCCTGCGCGCGGTGATCGCGGAGAGGGCGCTCCCCCTCGACAACGAGGCCAACACCGACGGCAACCGCCACTTCTACGGCTTCGAGTGCGAGAACCTCGGCGATGGCGAGGATCCTTGGCCGGCGGCCCAGCTGACGGCGATCGAGCGGGTCTCGGCCGCGGTGTGCCGCCATCACGGCTGGACGGAACGGTCGGTCATCGGCCACCTGGAGTGGCAGCCGGGGAAGGTGGACCCGCGGGGGTTCACGATGGCCTCGATGCGGGCGCGCATCCAGGACCGCCTCACGTGA
- a CDS encoding pyridoxal-phosphate dependent enzyme, producing the protein MSSPGVPDLTTLRPRLPSPLQEVEDERFTRRGVRLFLKRDDLIHPDLVGNKWRKLAPNLTAAAGRPILTFGGAYSNHLRATAAAGRLLGIPTIGVVRGEELANRPLNTSLARCAAGGMRLHFVDRPTYRRKTEPDILARVLRAADAEDAYVVPEGGSNTLAVRGCRALGEELSGRADVVAIACGTGGTLAGLAAGISPDQRALGVPVLRGGFLTADIRALQHQAFGGPRGDWQLDDRFHFGGYARTTPELEAFAEDFENRHGLPVERLYVAKLLYGLVVLTDEGAFPRGSTVVAVVTGTPQET; encoded by the coding sequence GTGTCCAGCCCCGGCGTCCCCGACCTCACCACCCTGCGTCCTCGGCTCCCGTCGCCGCTGCAGGAGGTCGAGGACGAGCGCTTCACCCGCCGGGGCGTCCGGCTCTTCCTCAAGCGCGACGACCTGATCCACCCGGACCTCGTCGGCAACAAGTGGCGCAAGCTCGCGCCGAACCTCACGGCCGCGGCCGGCCGTCCGATCCTCACCTTCGGCGGCGCGTACTCCAACCACCTGCGCGCCACTGCGGCCGCGGGCCGCCTCCTCGGCATTCCCACGATCGGCGTGGTCCGCGGTGAGGAACTCGCGAACCGCCCCCTCAACACCTCCCTTGCCCGGTGCGCGGCCGGCGGCATGCGACTGCACTTCGTCGACCGGCCGACGTACCGCCGCAAGACCGAACCGGACATCCTCGCGCGCGTGCTGCGCGCGGCGGACGCAGAGGACGCGTACGTCGTCCCTGAGGGCGGCAGCAACACCCTCGCCGTACGGGGGTGCCGCGCGCTCGGCGAGGAACTGTCGGGGCGGGCCGACGTCGTCGCGATCGCCTGCGGTACGGGCGGCACCCTCGCGGGCCTGGCCGCGGGCATCTCCCCGGATCAGCGCGCCCTGGGCGTACCGGTCCTCAGAGGTGGCTTCCTGACAGCCGACATAAGAGCCCTCCAGCATCAGGCCTTCGGCGGTCCGCGCGGCGACTGGCAGCTCGACGACCGCTTCCACTTCGGCGGTTACGCCCGCACGACTCCCGAACTCGAAGCCTTCGCCGAGGACTTCGAGAACCGCCACGGCCTGCCCGTGGAGCGTCTCTATGTCGCCAAGTTGCTGTACGGACTTGTCGTCCTGACCGACGAAGGCGCCTTCCCACGCGGCTCGACGGTCGTGGCGGTCGTCACGGGAACACCCCAGGAGACCTGA
- a CDS encoding Na+/H+ antiporter, whose translation MDVMPLLLLVAGSAAIAAAARRTPIPAPLLLVAAGLVISYVPGVPEYTLDPDVVLPIILPPLLHSAATDSSYLDLRAQMRPVALLSVGYVLFATLVVGWAAYQIVPGLSLTGALVLGAVVAPPDAVAATAVARRVGLPSRITTILQGESLVNDATAITAYRVALAAAVGEGATWAGGIGEFLLAAVGGVVVGLVLMVPIHWLRTHLKEPLLQNTLSLLIPFVAYAAAEQFHASGVLAVVVVALFLGHRAWEVDFATRLQEDAVWKMVAFVLESSVFALIGLQLPVVLKGLGQYEGGRAAGYAVAVFLVVVVSRFVWVYPATFLPRMLSARIRAREDNPTWKGPFVIAWAGMRGVVSLAIAFSIPEHLHDGEPFAGRNLILFLTFTTVIGTLVVQGVTLPPLIRMLKLPGRDQQAETLAEANAQAQASRAAERRLDELLSDERNALPPPLADRLRMVLDRRRNAVWERLGQSNPLTGETVDDTYRRLSGEMIGAERAVFVRLRDLRYIDDEMLRTLLRRLDLEEAAAYREAE comes from the coding sequence ATGGACGTGATGCCACTGCTGTTGCTGGTGGCGGGAAGTGCGGCGATCGCCGCGGCCGCCCGACGCACCCCGATTCCGGCGCCACTGCTGCTGGTCGCGGCCGGCCTGGTGATCTCGTACGTCCCCGGGGTCCCGGAGTACACGCTCGACCCTGACGTGGTCCTGCCCATCATCCTGCCGCCACTGCTGCACTCCGCGGCCACCGACAGCTCCTATCTCGACCTCAGGGCGCAAATGCGGCCCGTGGCGCTGCTGTCGGTGGGATACGTACTCTTCGCGACCTTGGTCGTCGGCTGGGCGGCATACCAGATCGTGCCGGGGCTCTCGCTGACCGGGGCTCTCGTACTGGGGGCCGTGGTGGCGCCGCCGGACGCGGTCGCGGCGACGGCGGTGGCACGCCGGGTGGGCCTGCCGTCCCGGATCACGACCATCCTCCAGGGCGAGTCCCTGGTGAACGACGCCACCGCGATCACCGCCTACCGGGTCGCGCTCGCGGCCGCGGTGGGCGAGGGCGCCACCTGGGCGGGCGGCATCGGCGAGTTCCTGCTCGCGGCGGTCGGCGGCGTCGTGGTCGGCCTGGTGCTGATGGTGCCGATCCACTGGTTGCGCACGCACCTCAAGGAGCCGCTGCTGCAGAACACGCTCTCCCTGCTGATCCCGTTCGTCGCCTACGCGGCGGCCGAGCAGTTCCACGCGTCCGGGGTGCTCGCGGTGGTCGTGGTGGCGCTCTTCCTCGGACACCGCGCGTGGGAGGTCGACTTCGCGACGCGCCTCCAGGAGGACGCCGTATGGAAAATGGTTGCCTTCGTCCTGGAATCCTCGGTGTTCGCCCTCATCGGTCTGCAGCTGCCCGTCGTTCTGAAGGGCCTCGGGCAGTACGAGGGTGGACGCGCCGCCGGGTACGCGGTCGCCGTCTTCCTCGTGGTCGTCGTGTCGAGGTTCGTCTGGGTCTATCCGGCGACCTTCCTGCCGCGCATGCTGTCCGCGCGGATCCGCGCGCGTGAGGACAACCCCACCTGGAAGGGGCCGTTCGTCATCGCCTGGGCCGGGATGCGGGGCGTGGTCTCGCTGGCGATCGCCTTCTCGATCCCGGAGCACCTGCACGACGGAGAACCGTTCGCGGGCCGCAACCTGATCCTCTTCCTCACCTTCACCACGGTCATCGGCACCCTCGTCGTCCAGGGCGTCACCCTGCCGCCGCTGATCCGCATGCTCAAGCTCCCCGGCCGCGACCAGCAGGCCGAGACCCTGGCCGAGGCCAACGCCCAGGCGCAGGCCTCCAGGGCCGCCGAACGCCGCCTGGACGAACTCCTCTCCGACGAGCGCAACGCCCTCCCACCGCCCCTCGCCGACCGCCTGCGCATGGTCCTGGACCGCCGCCGCAACGCCGTCTGGGAACGCCTCGGCCAGTCCAACCCCCTCACCGGCGAGACCGTCGACGACACCTACCGCCGGCTGTCCGGGGAGATGATCGGTGCCGAGCGCGCGGTGTTCGTGAGGCTGCGGGACCTGCGTTACATCGACGACGAGATGCTGCGGACACTGCTGCGCAGGCTGGACCTGGAGGAGGCGGCGGCGTACCGGGAGGCGGAGTGA
- a CDS encoding UBP-type zinc finger domain-containing protein, whose product MKQCTHAEALPHPEPEPLADTCPECLRDGTHPVQLRLCLSCGHVGCCDSSPGQHATKHHKDSDHPIMRTHEPGENWRWCFVDHVLV is encoded by the coding sequence ATGAAACAGTGCACGCACGCCGAGGCGCTGCCGCACCCGGAACCCGAGCCGCTGGCCGACACGTGTCCGGAGTGCCTGAGGGACGGTACCCACCCGGTACAACTGCGCCTGTGCCTGTCCTGCGGTCACGTCGGCTGCTGCGACTCCTCGCCGGGACAACACGCGACGAAGCACCACAAGGACTCCGACCACCCGATCATGCGGACCCACGAACCGGGCGAGAACTGGCGTTGGTGCTTCGTGGACCATGTCCTTGTGTGA